GATGACGAAATGGAACAGCAGAAGAGCCGTGTAATGGGCCGCCTTTTCCCTGAAATTCCGACTCGCCGTTATGTGTGTTTTTATCCGATGAATAAGCGCCGAGGCGAGCATAAGAACTGGTATCGTGAAGAGTTTTCCCGCAGGGGCAATATGATGCTGGAACATGGAATCGTCGGCCGTCACTATTCCGGCCGGGTGACACAGATCATTTCCGGTTCGATCGGCTTTGATGATTGGGAATGGGGTGTCGATCTGTTTGCGGATGATCCACTCGTTTTCAAGAAGCTCATTTACGAAATGCGATTCGATGAAGCGAGCGCTGTTTATGCGGAGTTTGGGCCGTTTTACATTGGTCTGCAATTTGATTCCAGGAATTTTCTCGCATTGCTCGAAGGCCGAACTCCTTCGCTCACAGCATGAAACCGCCTGTTGGGGAGTCCAGTTTTTACGGCATCAGTTTCAATACCAAAGATAGATCCACGCGAAATTTTTCGTCCAGCGACCTGCAGCATGAACTGAATGATCCTGATGTCTTTTCCTGGATCGATATTCAAGCTCCGGATATTTCCAGCCTGAATGACGTTTTGCGGACGTTAAATATCGATCTCGTTCTGGTTGGTTACTTTAATCAACCTGAAATATTACCTCGGATTGTCGAACGTCCCGATTGCCTTGCATTTTATCTGTATGAAGTATTTAAGCCGGAACGTCATCTGGATACTTCCCATGGATTATCCGAGATTGATGTGGGTCGCATCATCCTGGTTCTCGCAACGGATTACATCATTACTTATCATCGTAGATCGCTGGATGTTGTCGACTATGTAAAGGGGAGTTGCCTGGAAGGATTTCGACTGGCGGGAAAAACGCCGGGTTTCATTGCATTCCTTTTTATGCAGCAATGTCTTTATGATTACGCGCATCTTAATCTGGCAAACGATAACTATCTGGATTCGCTCGAAGCGGGCGTACTAACAGGACATGAGGATCTTTCAGAAAGGATTTCTATTGCGGGGCTGAACATACTCACGTTAAAAAAGATCACAGCGAGCCTTCATATCGTCTTGATGTTGATTGTTACGAAAAAGAGCGTGTTTATCAGTGACGAAGGTCGCGAGTCGTTTCGGGAGATGTTACAGAACACAACCGCCATCCGCGCGGCAATCGATTCTTCTCGCGACTTACTGGATGGAATTCTCAATAGCATTCAAGCATCCGCTGCAACCAAGACCAGCGATATCGCGCGAGTCCTGACTGTCGTTTCCGCCATCATCCTTCCGCTGAGTCTGGTTGCCGGGATTTATGGCATGAACTTCCAATACATGCCTGAGATCAAACACCCAGCCGGTTATTTTCTGGTTCTGGGTTTTATGGGGTCCCTATCGATTACTTTGTTGCTTCTCTTTCTTCGACTTGGCTGGATCGGGAAGAAGAAAAAAAAGTAGCTTTTTTTCTTAAAATTCCATACAGCGGATAAATCCGATTTCCTTTTTGCGATGATTCTTTAAGGGTGAGCAGGTGTCCCTCATCATCCACCAGTGCGAAGGCACCAAAGTGAATGCTTTCGAGCCGGGGTTCGATCAGTTTGACGCTAACACTTGCCGCGGTAGATTTCTGCGAGAGGTTCGAAGTTCATTTCGTTCTGCGCTTTGTAGGGGCGCCGCATTTGCGTTTTTTGCAAATGCGCAGCCCCTACTATATTTGATAAATTCACGATTGCATCCTGAGTAAACTAGCATATATGTGTAGGACATGAGATGGAGAGATTTACGCAGAAGTGAAAATGTTGAAGATCGACGGGGCTTTGGAGTTGGCCCCGTCGGCGGTTTCAAGTTAGGTGGATGCGGTCTTATAGTCCTTGTGATCCTCAGTTTTTTTCTTGGCATCAACCCTCTGGAATTTCTTGGCATACTTCAGCAAACCCAGACAACGACTCAGCAACCGGTACCGGGAACTCCGCCGCCGGCCAATGATCCTTCTTCTGACTTTGTTAGGGCTGTGGTGGGAGACACCGAAGATACATGGATTCAGCTGTTTCAGAAAATGGGAGGGCAATATGAGCCTCCGAAGCTTGTACTTTTCCGCGATGCGGTGCAATCCGCGTGCGGTTTTGCCAGCGCTGCGGTGGGTCCGTTTTATTGTCCTTCGGATGAACAGGTCTATTTGGACCTGGGTTTTTTCGACGAGCTGAGCCGCCGTTTTGGAGCTCCGGGCGATTTTGCGCGCGCGTATGTAATCGCGCATGAAATCGGGCACCATGTGCAGAACCTCACTGGAGTTTCCAGCAAAGTTCAACAACGCAGGGCTCAGTTGGGTCAAGAGTCAGGGAATGTCTTATCCGTGCGTCAGGAACTTCAAGCCGATTGTTTTGCAGGTGTCTGGGGATACTACGCAAACCAAAAAAATGTTGTGGAAACAGGGGATGTGGAAGCGGCGTTGAATGCTGCCGCGCAAATCGGGGATGATCGCTTGCAAATGGAATCGAAAGGCTATGTGTCTCCTGAGTCCTTCACACATGGAAGCTCTGATCAGCGCACGCGATGGTTTCGTACAGGAATGGAAAGCGGCGATGTGAATCGCTGTGATACATTTAGTGTGCGAACCTTGTGATGGCAATTCGATTACTTGTGACCGGCGGAACATTTGATAAAGAATACAACGAGCTGAACGGGACTCTCTTCTTCAAAGATACTCACTTACCGGAAATGCTGAAGCTCGGCCGCTGCAAACTGGAAGTCGACATCCGAACCTTGATGCTTGTCGATAGTCTGGACATGACTGAACAGGACAGACAGCTGATTGTGGACCATTGTTCCAAACTCAAAGAAGAATGGATCCTGATCACACATGGCACCGACACCATGGATTTGACTGCACGGGAGCTGGGTCAGGCGAAACTCCCCAAAACGATAGTGTTAACCGGCGCAATGGTGCCGTACAAATTTGGGAGCTCCGATGGTTTGTTTAATTTAGGAAGCGCGCTCGCGTTTGTTCAAACTTTACCGCACGGCGTTTACATCGCAATGAACGGCCGTTACTTCCTTTGGAACAACGTGAGGAAGAATCGCAGCACCGGCGAATTCGAAGAATTTTAACGCAGAGACGCAAAGGCGCAGAGAAAAAAAGAAAAAAATCTCTTTCTACCTCTGCGTCTCCGCGTCTCTGCGTTAAAATCTTACCATCTTGGGATGTGGACCACGATTTGGGTACCGCCGTTCGGCTTGCTTTGAATCTCCACCTTTCCGCGCATTTGCGCGGCGCGTTCCCGCATGCTGATAAAACCGAATCCGCCTTCGTATCTTCCGGTATGATCATGCATGACGCCACGTCCGTCATCGCGAATCCGAAGCTCGACTCCGAGCAATTTATAAATCATCTCAATGTCTACTTGATTGGCCTGAGCGTGTTTCACCACATTGGACATGGCTTCCTGCGTAATTCGCAAAAGATTGTCTTCGACATTCTGCGGAAGCACGCGTTTTTTTCCGCTCACCTGCATCTTGTATTCAACGCCACTTCCACCCAGAGCCTGTGCAGTCACAACGGAAAGAGCGGCAATCAAATCGCTTTGTTCGAGTGGTGCCGGACGCAACGCGCGCACGAATCTACGCGACTCTGCCAGACCACCTCGCGCCAGTTCGCGCGCTCTTTGTAAAGCATCGCGGGTTGTGTTTGGCTCTTCCTGCAGCGTTAACTCCGCAGTCTCCAGCTGCAACACAACTGCTGTGAAATTCTGCGTTAAAGTGTCGTGAATCTCCCGTGAAATGCGATTCCGTTCTTCCAGAACCGCTGAAAACTGTGAACGCAACCGCCGGACTCGCAATCGGTGGAAACCATAAATGCACATCAGACCGATTAGAATCAGCCCACCATAAAACCAGTACGTTTGATAAAAGTGCGGACTGATGCGAAACGAAAGCATCGCCCCGCTTTCGTTCCAGCGACCGTCATTATTACAGGCGATCACCTGGAAACGGTAATTTCCGGGAGGAACTTTTGTGTAGTAGGCAATGCGCCGCGTCGATGCGTCGATCCAGTTCTGATCAAAGCCATGCAACTGGTATCTGAACTTCACTTTTTCGGGAGCAACGAAGCTCAAGGCCGAATAATGAAATTCAAGATTCCCATTTCCCGGAGGGAGCGAAACACTATTTCCAACTTCGTTTGCAGCATTGGTTGTGCCGTCATATACGATTTGTTCCAGCCTCACCGGCGGCGGCAGCGGATTCGTGCGAACATTTCGTGGGTCAAGCGCCGTGATTCCTTTCGCAGTCAAGAAAATGAGTTTTCCTTCACGTGTTTTCCAGCTGGAAGGCTGCACTCCACCCACGCCTTCGCTGCTCTTCATTCCATCGGCCGCATCGTAAGCAGTGAATGAAATACGCTTGAGCCCGCCCAATTCGAAACTGAGCAAATCTTTTTTGGAAACTTTAAAGATTCCATGGTAAGTCGACATCCAGAAATTTTCATCCTCATCTTCATGAATGCTCAGGATTGTGTCTTCAAAAAGACCATCTTGTGCGGTGAAATTTGTAATTTTTTCGCCGGCGACATGAAATAACCCGGAACCATACGTGGCAATCCATAGATCTCCCTTTGTATCTTTTTGAATCGCCCAAATGCTTGCCGTTTTGAGTTTTTCCGAATGCGAAATCGTGGAGAATTTGCCATCCATCCATCGTGACAAACCACGAAAAGTTCCAATCCACAGAGTTCCATTCCGATCTTCAAACAAAGAGTGGATCAAACCGTGGGACAATCCATCCTGCGTTGTGAAGGTTTTAATCTCTCCATCTTTCCAACGATTCAGGCCGTTGTTGGTACCGATCCAATAGGATCCGTCCCGTGTTTGCAGAATTACCCTAACGGTGAGGTTTGATAGTTGTTGAAGTTTTGTGCTGGTTACTGCGTTGTTGCGAATCAGATTGATCCCTCCACCGCGTGTTCCAACCCAGATGTCCCCCGCAGAGTCCTCGTACAATGCAAATACTGTATTGCTGAGCAGGCCATCTTCGGTTGTATAAACGCGCTTCTGTCCATCCTTCCAACGGAACAAACCGGCGGAACGGGTGCCGATCCACAAATTTCCGGACCGGTCTTCCAACACAGAGTACGATGTGTGATCCGGTAAACCGTCCGGACCGCCAAAATTCCGGAACTTCAGTTCGTTTAACTGGATCAAGCCTCCACCATCGGTGCCGATCCAGAGATTTGCTTCACGGTCTTCGTAGATTGAAAGAATCGGATCCTGTGATAATCGCTGGATGTTCGCATAACTTGTTACTTTTCCGTTGTAGATTCGATTCAGTCCGGCATCAGTGGCGACCCAGATATTTCGATGCCGGTCTTCCGTTACGAAACGCACTGATTCGTTGGACAATTTTCCGTCCGCCACAGGGTTTTTAAACTCTCCCTCTTGTAAAACCGTCAGGCCAGAATCCGTGGCGATCCACAGTCTGTCCAGAGTATCTCTGGAAATCCAACGGATAGAATTCGCGGCAAGTCCCTCTTTTGTTGTGAATGTTTTGAAATTGCCATCGCGGAAGCGGCTCAATCCATTTTCAGTTCCTATCCAAAGATTTCCTTGAGCGTCTTCGGAAAAAGAACGCACGTTATCATTCGCCAATCCTTGGCGAGCGGAAAATTGCTGGAAGCGCCCGTTTTGGAAAGCAAATACTCCGCTGGTTCTGGTTCCTACCCACAACACTCCGCGCCAATCTGTGTATATGCAGCGAACAACTTCGTCTGTGAGTCCTTCTTTGCTTCCAAAGTTGGTGAAAATACCATTCTTGTAGCGGGAAATGCCGCGGGCAAATGTGCCGATCCATAAATTTCCATCACGATCTTCTGCAAGAGCAAACACGTCATTGTGGGGGAGCCCTGAATTTCTGGTGTTGAACACTTGAAAGCCCGCGCCATCAAAACGCGCCAGACCCGCCTGTGTTCCGAGCCACAAATAGCCATCCCGTGTTTGAGTGATCGCAAGGATGCTGTTTTGCGGCAAGCCGTTTTCACTCGTCCAGAGTCTCTGGCCGAAGTCTCCGATCGCGATTTCCGGACTGAGCCCCAGGGCCGTGCTGCAGCGCAATAGCAGGAGTATGATAAGCTTTCCGTAGGGGGTCAAAGAGTTCTCGTTGATATTTTAACACTTGAACCTTTGAACGCTTGAACCTCCATAATGATTGAGGTCTGGAGATGAACAAGAAGGCTAAGTCTGCCGCCTTAACGGCAGTCGAAATGGGTGCGCGACAAAGAGAAATATCTGTATCGGAATTCTTCACCAAAAACCGGCATTTGCTTGGTTTTGATAATCCACGCAAGGCTTTGTTGACCTGCGTAAAAGAAGCGGTCGACAATGCCATGGACGCTTGCGAAGAAGCAGGCCTCTTGCCGGAGATCATAGTCAAAGTTGAAGTAGTTTCCACTGGCGATACGGTTCCGCCGCCGTCACAGGCCACGCGCTTTCGGATTACGATAACGGACAACG
This genomic stretch from bacterium harbors:
- a CDS encoding histidine kinase yields the protein MTPYGKLIILLLLRCSTALGLSPEIAIGDFGQRLWTSENGLPQNSILAITQTRDGYLWLGTQAGLARFDGAGFQVFNTRNSGLPHNDVFALAEDRDGNLWIGTFARGISRYKNGIFTNFGSKEGLTDEVVRCIYTDWRGVLWVGTRTSGVFAFQNGRFQQFSARQGLANDNVRSFSEDAQGNLWIGTENGLSRFRDGNFKTFTTKEGLAANSIRWISRDTLDRLWIATDSGLTVLQEGEFKNPVADGKLSNESVRFVTEDRHRNIWVATDAGLNRIYNGKVTSYANIQRLSQDPILSIYEDREANLWIGTDGGGLIQLNELKFRNFGGPDGLPDHTSYSVLEDRSGNLWIGTRSAGLFRWKDGQKRVYTTEDGLLSNTVFALYEDSAGDIWVGTRGGGINLIRNNAVTSTKLQQLSNLTVRVILQTRDGSYWIGTNNGLNRWKDGEIKTFTTQDGLSHGLIHSLFEDRNGTLWIGTFRGLSRWMDGKFSTISHSEKLKTASIWAIQKDTKGDLWIATYGSGLFHVAGEKITNFTAQDGLFEDTILSIHEDEDENFWMSTYHGIFKVSKKDLLSFELGGLKRISFTAYDAADGMKSSEGVGGVQPSSWKTREGKLIFLTAKGITALDPRNVRTNPLPPPVRLEQIVYDGTTNAANEVGNSVSLPPGNGNLEFHYSALSFVAPEKVKFRYQLHGFDQNWIDASTRRIAYYTKVPPGNYRFQVIACNNDGRWNESGAMLSFRISPHFYQTYWFYGGLILIGLMCIYGFHRLRVRRLRSQFSAVLEERNRISREIHDTLTQNFTAVVLQLETAELTLQEEPNTTRDALQRARELARGGLAESRRFVRALRPAPLEQSDLIAALSVVTAQALGGSGVEYKMQVSGKKRVLPQNVEDNLLRITQEAMSNVVKHAQANQVDIEMIYKLLGVELRIRDDGRGVMHDHTGRYEGGFGFISMRERAAQMRGKVEIQSKPNGGTQIVVHIPRW
- a CDS encoding asparaginase, with translation MAIRLLVTGGTFDKEYNELNGTLFFKDTHLPEMLKLGRCKLEVDIRTLMLVDSLDMTEQDRQLIVDHCSKLKEEWILITHGTDTMDLTARELGQAKLPKTIVLTGAMVPYKFGSSDGLFNLGSALAFVQTLPHGVYIAMNGRYFLWNNVRKNRSTGEFEEF
- a CDS encoding heme-dependent peroxidase, with amino-acid sequence MSSSMHNPQVPETLEGWSVLHHMFRLNWPALGQLSASGREELAAEAVRCFENIRDGGTAFVHMLGHKADLMLIHFRKTFDDLSQVQLQFQQTRINHFVEMTTSYVSIVELGMYEMTSKIHQQLAARSLKPGSEEFERAFDDEMEQQKSRVMGRLFPEIPTRRYVCFYPMNKRRGEHKNWYREEFSRRGNMMLEHGIVGRHYSGRVTQIISGSIGFDDWEWGVDLFADDPLVFKKLIYEMRFDEASAVYAEFGPFYIGLQFDSRNFLALLEGRTPSLTA
- a CDS encoding zinc metallopeptidase; amino-acid sequence: MRWRDLRRSENVEDRRGFGVGPVGGFKLGGCGLIVLVILSFFLGINPLEFLGILQQTQTTTQQPVPGTPPPANDPSSDFVRAVVGDTEDTWIQLFQKMGGQYEPPKLVLFRDAVQSACGFASAAVGPFYCPSDEQVYLDLGFFDELSRRFGAPGDFARAYVIAHEIGHHVQNLTGVSSKVQQRRAQLGQESGNVLSVRQELQADCFAGVWGYYANQKNVVETGDVEAALNAAAQIGDDRLQMESKGYVSPESFTHGSSDQRTRWFRTGMESGDVNRCDTFSVRTL